Genomic window (Pradoshia sp. D12):
GCAACTGGAGATAATCGATCAGGAGTTTCAATCTACAGGTAAAATAAATTCGATATTAGAAACAGAACTGAAAATAGAATTTCTCCAACTATTGATGAAGATTTATAAAATGAGCCAATGTTCACAGCTGCACGTCGAACAAAAGAAGACAGAAAAGAAACAGCATGCTGAGAATATTCTCTCATGGATTAATCAGCACTATTGCGAAAAAATCAGCTTAGAACGTATTGCAAAAGAGTTTAATCTAAATAAATACTATGTATCCCATGTCTTTAAAGAGGTTACTGGCTATACGGTCATGGAATATGTAATGGAATGCAGACTGATTCAGGTAAAGTATTTATTGGAAATGAAGCTTGATCAATCACTGGAAGACATATTCCGCTCGACGGGTTTTGGAAGTGCCGCCCACTTCAGTCGCTTTTTTAAAGAGAGAATTGGGATGACACCAACTAGTTATCGGAAAATGAAAGGAAGACAAACTTTTGGTTAATTATGCTCAGTACTGAGCAATCTAAATTTTCTATATCAAAAAGTTAGAAAACAACACTCATACCAATTTATAAGTAACTTTGATTGAATATGCTCAATATTGAGCAATATCTCGATTTATGTAACAAAGAAAGAAGAACACAATATACATACCAAATTATAAATAAAACTTTAATAAATTATGCTCAATATTGAGCAAATGTAAGGCTGTTCCGTTCATAAGAGTAAACACCCTTCTATCTTAAGAAAAAGAAGGTATATGTTTAGTTAATTATGCTCAATACTGAGCAAATTATATTTGTTGGATAGATTAAGGAGGATAACTAAATGAGCATGAGAGAACCAGTACTCCAGCAGGAGGAACAACTTAACTCTAGTACGGTAAGACCATTCGGCTTACGAGATAAAGTAGGCTATTTACTAGGTGACTTTGGAAACGATTTCTTTTTCTTATTAACTAGTACATTTTTAATGGTATTTTATACAGATATTTTCCATATTAGTGCTGCAACAGTAGGGGTATTATTTATGGTCGCTCGACTATGGGACGCATTTGCTGATGTAGCTTGGGGACGTTTTATTGATACACGACCAACAACAAAAAATGGAAAGTTTAAGCCTTGGATATTGCGTATGTCATTCCCATTAGTATTTACAGGTGTTTTAATGTTCACAACCATTCCTGGAATGTCAGATGGATTCTATCTAGCATGGGCATTTGTGACATATATTGTTTGGGGTACATTATACAGTACAGTTAATATTCCTTATGGATCAATGGCTTCTGTTATTACAGCTGATCCAGTTGAAAGAACAACATTGTCTACATGGCGTACAGTAGGTGCTAGCTTAGCAGGTCTTATTATTAATGTTCTTGGACCAATGATTGTATTTATTGATAACAAAATTAGTGCAGATCGCATGTTCATGACAGCTTGTATCTTCGGTGT
Coding sequences:
- a CDS encoding AraC family transcriptional regulator; the encoded protein is MNKWAKDIYQPKVLDGSILASYRLQGLNTDVTGFNQFETHGTYEIYVFEEGQCNYFIHNKMYDLQPGDIILLDRFTLHKTNTVSPDTYVRSTIHFSPAWLGRLFPVLGMPNLLDPFQKLNNCILRTGFDASGKYVAEKIKWFAKQLEIIDQEFQSTGKINSILETELKIEFLQLLMKIYKMSQCSQLHVEQKKTEKKQHAENILSWINQHYCEKISLERIAKEFNLNKYYVSHVFKEVTGYTVMEYVMECRLIQVKYLLEMKLDQSLEDIFRSTGFGSAAHFSRFFKERIGMTPTSYRKMKGRQTFG